The sequence below is a genomic window from Sorangiineae bacterium MSr12523.
GTGCCGAGCGAGCTTCGTGCGCTCGCCAAGTATCGACCGCGCGAAGTCTTCGGCGCCCTGTTCGCCGCGGCGAGCGAGACGCTCGCCGAGCTTGGCGAGACACATCTTTCGGCGCGCCTCGGAATCACGATGGTGCTTCATACCTGGACGCGAGAGCTCGTCTTTCATCCCCACGTACATGCCATCGTCACGGCCGGTGGGCTCGCCCTCTCGGGCGATCGTTGGATAGCCTCCCGTGCAAAGTATCTCTTCCCCGTGCACGTGATGGGAGCCTTGCTTCGCGGCAAGATGATGGCCACTCTCTCGGCTCTTTATACGAGGGGAGCACGAGGCCTTCCGCGATTTCAGTACCCCCGTAGCCTTTGCATGCTGGATGTCGCGCCTGGCCAAGACTTCGTGGGTCGTCTATGCGAAAAAGCCCTTTCGTGAAGTACTCCACGTGCTGCGGTACCTTGGCCGCTACACCCATCGCGTCGCCATCGCCAACAGTCGCTTGGTCGATGTAACCGACGAGGCAATCGTATTTCGTACGAAAAGCGGTCGAACCAAAGTCCTCACGCCGGTCGAATTCCTCCGACGCTTCATCCAACACGTCCTCCCGAACGGCCTTCACAAGATCCGTCATTATGGCCTCTACGCCGGCGCGAGCGAAGAGGCTCATGCGGCGGCGTGCAATTCGCTGGCATACACACCGCCGGTGCGTGGCGAGACTACGGTCTCCTGGAGCGTCTTGCTCCAGCGCGTCACCGGTCGCGATATCGAGCGCTGTCCCAAGTGTGGCGGTCCGCTCGTGCGTGTCGCTGTTGCACGAGCCTTGGCCCGCGCTCCCCCGTCGAGGGCTGCATGAACACACGATGGCTCGAGTCTGCCGACTTCACGTTTGCTCCGCGGACACGCGGCGATCTGCGCGGGAGCCGTCCCGTACACGCATTTGTGCGGCCACGCTCTCCGACGCGCACGTCCTGCCCCCATGCACATCGCTTTCTGCCATTGCGTTTCACGACAGGTCCTACCCGCCGCTGGCCCCTACCCCCGTCCCGCCACCTCCGGCTCAAGCCGAAACTCCCATAGCACGGCGTTGTCGCTCCCCGCCGCTCCGGGCCTGTTCAAGAACGCACTTCCCCGACGCTCGCACATCCCCGCGAACCCGTGACCTCGGTCCTCGCTTCGGCCGGGGAAGTGCTCATTATTTGTCCGGTTCGCGCTTGGACGCATTTAAGAACGCTTCGTTCTTAAGAATCCCGTCCTGGATCCTTAAGAATGCTTTGTTGGAACGTAAGTAAAATCAATAGCTTACGACGTGCTCCTTCAGAGCCCGCCGGTCCGAATGAATAAATGACTGAGGTTGCTGCGTAGTGAGCGGGAGGGCTCGCACGAGATGCAGCGGGATGGACTGGACCGTAACCTCAGTTCATGGCGTCCCACATTAATGCCGTGCTTGCTTAGTTCCTGTGGTGTCTAGATAATTGATAAGTTCCGTTGAAGGGCGCTGCTCTCCATCCTCAGAAAGTTCTTAACAACGGCGATGCAAAGTCCAGCCCGGTTCCTTGGGAGGCCTCAGGCGCGTAGCTGAGGGGCAACCGCACGGGAGGCGAAGTAGTTTGGTGCGCGCCTTCTCGTCTGGTTCAATCTTGACGACGGCAACAGTTGACCTTGTCCGTCTCTCCGCCGCAGTGCACGCTGCCTGGCGCTCTCATGGCTATTATGGACGAAGTCCGAGACGCGCCCTCGCCGAACGCCTTGCTGGAGCTTCTCGTGCGCGAGCGCTCCTTGCGGCACGACGCCGCGCTCAATGACCTCGCCGAGAAACTCGCGCGAGATGCTGCCCAGGAATCGGACTCGCCCCTTGGGGACTACCGGTCCCAACAGGCCGGGTTCGTCGCTGAGCTGCGCGACACCATTGAGGAGACGCTGCGCGCCGACAGCCTTGCCCTCCTTGTCGCGGTCTATGAGGGCCGTCAAGTCCTCTTCACGGAGTCGTTTTGGCCGCTCATGCGCGCGCTGGCCTCTGACGCGTCGACCGCTGGCGACGCGAGGCGCGAGCATGCGTTCGCTCGCGTTCTTGCCGTTTACGACACCCTCGTTCGGGCCCTCGACCAAATCTCGACACTACGCGATCAGTCTCCCGACGAACTGTCCGTGTCGTTGCGACCGGGAACGATCTATTCCGATCCCGCGTTCCACAAGTGGCTTTCGGTACGTTGCCGCGCGGCGGCTTGCGCTGGAAGTGAACTCGCGCCAAGAATCGCGCAGCTTCGGGAGTGGCTGGTGACGCTTTGCCGGGTGACCGAGTCGCGCGCCAACGTGAGCGGAGCCTCCGACGGCAGGTTCTCGCTCTACGCGTCCGGGGACATGGCCGAAGCATGGCTGATCATGCGGCCCGATCTACACGCCCCCTTCGACGCGCTTCTTAGCCGCGTTTCGGCCGGCGAGCTCACGGTCGAGCAGGCTGTCGCGGCGGCCATCGCTGACTTCGCCCGCGACGAAGACTCGGCGCCTTTCTATGGCGCGTACTTTCTGGAGCGTGCCCTTCGATGGTCCGGTGGCGCACTGCTTACGCCCGCCCTCGACGAATACCGCGTGCTCTGCGACCGGCCCGGCGAAGCGGCCATTCGCGCAACCACCACGCTACGGTACGGGACGGCGCTCGTTCTCTACTGGCGCCCCGCAGGACAAGGGCAAGTCGCGCTCGAGGATGCGGAGGCGCGGCTCGCGTCGGCCCGTGGAACCGTCTCGCCGAAGACGTCGCCGCGTCTTGTGCGCGATCTTCATTTCGCGCGCGCCCGGCTCCTGGAAAACGTGGCGATCTGGACTCCCGATCGTCTTGCCGAGGCGCGGGCCGAGTTCGAGGCGGGCCTTTCCGTGGAACGGGTCGCCCACGAGCGAGAACCACGCGGCCGCGCTCTGGGGGGCCTCGCCAATGTCCTTGTGGCCCTTGCCCGTCGAGGCATTCACGTCTCGCTCGAGCGGATCGCGTCCCTCTACGACGAAGCCCTTACGTTGCTACCGAACGAGGACTCGATCAATCGCGCCATCGTGCTCAACAACTATGCAGTGTTCCTGATAGAGGCACGGGACACCGATCGGGCAACTGACTTCGAACGGGCGCTCACGTACGTCGACGAGGGGCTGGCGATTGCGATCCCCATTCGCCGTGACCCTGTGTGGGTTACCGACGCGATAGCGAGTCTCTATCTCACCCGCGGAAACATCCTGCGCCACCGCGCCTACGGCGATCTCGAGGGACGCCTTCGGGCGGCGCGGGAGAGCTTCAGTGCAGGAACGCGTTTCGCGTCTGCGACGTCGGAGCTCGGGGGACTTCTGCGGCTCAATCAGGCGTTTCTGAATGAAGAGCTAGGCCGCCTGACGGGTGACCCGACCTTCGAGGAAGAGGGCTATCGGTGCCTCGTAGAGGCACAGGAGTGCCTTGGAGGGCACCCTCTTCTTTCGCTCATCGTCTCCTTCGCTCAGGCTTCCTTTGCCCGTGCACGTCCAACTCCCGAGGCAGTAAGCTCGGCGCGCGATGCGCTGAAATCCCTCCGCGAGCGGGGCGACCTTCACGAGCTTGCGGGGAGGGCGCATCAGTTCGGAAACCTTCTGCGACGGGCAGACGAGTTGCCGCAGCGCGAGGAAGGTACGGCTTTGCTCAATGAAGCACATCGGCTGTACGGCCAACTTGCCTTGCGCACCGAGGAGCTCACGGCCGCGCGGGATCTCGCCGAAGCGCTTATCGACGACAGCCCGCCGGGCGACCCGCAACCTAACCTAGCGAGAGCCGAGGCACTTCTCGAAGAAGCGAGTGTTCACGCAGATGAGGCGTGGGGGCAGGTGCCCACGATTGAGTGGCGCTTGTCGTCAGTCGCCGCCAGCAAGGTCCATGCGGATCTCGCATGGCTTCGCGTGAGGCGCGGCGCGCCGATCGCGGAATTCGTGCGCAACGTCTGCTTGGCGAAGAACCGCGAACTTCTTGAACACACGCGCCTGCTCGCCGGGCAGCTCACCGGGGCGCGGCTCGCAGAGGCCCGCGCGGCGCAGAGCGCTGCGCTTCGCGAGGAGCAGGTACGGTGGCGCACGCAGAACGCCGCGTCGGCGACGGAGTCCACGTTCTCGGAGGCAGCCCGCGCCGCCGAGACGATCGTACGCGCCCGGGCCCTACAGGCGATCCATGCAGGGCGACCTGAACGCTTCGAGGCAGCGCAGATCGAGGCACAGCTTGCGTCCTTTTTCTCGGCAAACCCAGAGAGCACCGTCATAGACGTCACGCTAGGATCCTTGGGTACCGTTCTGGTTGTCGCAACGGCCACGGGTGTTTCGGTCCACGCGCTGGATCTGCGCTCAATCGAAACGAACCAAGCTCGCGACGACTGGTGGCGAGCTTGGTCCCGGTGGCGGGAGGCCTCCGCTCCGGACAAGCACCATCGCTACGCGGAGTGGAACGCGAGTACCGAGGCACTCCTCGCTCTCGTCAGCGAACGACTCCTCGGCGCTTCGCTGTCCGCTTCTATGATTGACGGCCGCGATCTGGTGGTCATCGCGGGCCGCTTGAGTGGGATCCCGTTTCATGCAGCACGCGTGGGGGGCACGCGCCTTCTTCTGCGTGCGCGATCCGTCGCGTACGCAACGAGTCTTGCGCGCCTCCCGGGTCGCGAGATCCGCTGGCGCGCTCCAAGGAGCGCCCTCTGCGTGCTCAGTGACCCGACTACGAGCGGGCAGGCGTCTCTCGACGCATCGCCCGGAGAGCTCTTGCGCGTCGCCCAGCGTCTCTCGCAAGGGGGGACAGATGTCACCGTCCTTGCGTCTGTGGGCGACCGCGTGGGCATGGGCGCCCTTCCTCCTCACGCCTTCGCGGACACAATCCGGGTCGATGGTCGCCGTCCAACGCCGAGCGTGATGGCCGAGCTGATCCCACTCACCGACACGCTCGTGTATTCCGGTCATGGTTCTGCAAGCGGGCTGCTGCTCATGACGGACGAGGGGCGCGGCGTCGAATGGAGCGTCGAGGACGTACTCGGAATGGATCTCAGCGCCAGGCGCCCGTTCGTGCATTTGAGTGCGTGTTCGACGGCGTCTGAGGCGGTGGCGCCGGCAAGCGAAATGTTCAGCTTCGCATCGTGGCTGCTGCGCGCCGGAGCCCGCGAGGTCCTTGCCGGCGCGTGGGAGGTGAGAGACGACCTGTCAGCGCTCTACACGGATGCCTTCTTGGACGGGCTAAGAGAGAACGCGGACCTTCGGCTGCTGGCCTCCGAGGCAACGCGACGACTACGCCTACGCGTGGGGGACGCCGATCTGGCTTCCTGGGCCCCCTTCCAACTAATATTCGCTGCGTAACGGGGACGTCCACGGGGCGCGCCCGCCGCGCCGTGCGTCAGGACCCGCTACGCAAATCGCGCGCGAACATCGCCCACGAAGATGTACGCGAGATAGGTCGGCGAATCGGCGGCGTACCGCTCGCGGATGTCGCGAAGGACATTCGCGACGGGTTGTTTCTTGTTGATGGCGCCCAAGGCGACTTCGTCGAGGACCCGCAGCGCATGACCATCGTAGACGGGCCAAAGAGGCGCGATCATGCCTCCGTACTTTCGGCGCACGAAGGCCTCCGCCCACCCCGCCGCGGATGCCAGCGAATCCGCGCTCCCGGCCGTCTCGCACGCATTGAAGAAGACGAGCGTGCGGCCCTTCTCGGCCATCCGGTTGTTCCCTGCGCGCACTTCGACCGATGCAAGTGGGTCATCTTCAAGGTAGACCTGCGATCCTTCCGCGCCACCGAGAAAGCACCCGTGCCCGGCAAAGTGCAGAAACGAAACCGGGGTGGATGGCAGCGTTTCGAACAAGCCGAGAACTTCCTTTCGAGTGGGCGTGACCTGCTTGGCGCCGTACTGGGTCCGCAGATGCTCGGATTCAATCTGCGCGCTGGGCAACGGAGACATCGCGCCACTGCGCGTGTAGTCGGGCGCGATCGTTAGAATCTGGCCCCTCGGGAGCTGCGTGGTGAGGAGTGTCTGGTAGTCCAAGAACCAGCGCGCCACCGGGTGCTTCATCGCCAAGAGCCCGGCGCCGTCGACGGTGTCGGGCCACATCAGCTCCCAGGGGACGTACGGGTCATCGGAAATGAACTGGATCTCGAAATTTTCCCGTTTCTCAGCGAACAGCGCCGCATACGTCTGCCGAAAGCACTCCGGCGCCGCCGCCCAGAGCTCACTTCCGACACCGCGAAAATAGGCAAGATGCGTCGCGCGGCTCGGCGCTGCCCCTTTAGCCAAAGTCCGCACGTACTCGCTCGGTGCGGTAATGCGGCAGGTGCCCGACATCCGAAGGGGCAGGTCGCGCACGGGCTCGCGGACGGACACCATCCAAAGCAATTCGCCAGGCTTGGACGGATCGGGGCGCACGATCTGGACCGTGAGCATCGGTGGGGCCATCTCGTTCGGCGAGACATCCACCGCGCCACGAAGAGAGGTTGGCTCGACCACCGTCTCAGCGGCTGCAGGAGATAGCCCCAAGGCCGGAGGTGACCCCGTTGCCGGGCGCGCCGCCACGCGAAAGAACGCTTGCGCGGCGCCGACGTAACCGCCCTCAACCCAAAAGCTTACGGAGACCGCGATCTCCTTGCCTGCAACCGCATCGGGCGCGACTTTTGCGGCAAACGAGCAAAAGATGCCTGGCCCATCCCTGCGCACCAAGATGGTTCGCACATCGTCGCCGGCGCGCACGAGCAGCTCGGGCGGGGGAACGAAACGGGCCACCACGGCGATCTCGTTCCGTTCGCCCAGCCGGAAACGCAGCAACCCCAGAGTGTCGGGGGCCGGCGCAACGACGAGGTCGACGTCGACCGAAATCGATTCCTCGGGGGCAAGGGCTCCGCGCAGGGTCACCTTGGGCAGCCGTTCGACGCTGTGATGCGCGATGGACTCAGCCTCCGTGACGCGAGCTTCACCCCGGAACACGCCGCCGACGTCGGGCGGCCGCGGCGGCCGTGCTTCACCGATGGACTTTGGCATCCCGTCCTCAAGCACCACCCAGCGGTTTCCCCAGGCCTTGGAGAGCGGGGCGGGCGCAGCGCGCAGAGGAGCGGCGGCTCGGTCGTGAACGACCAGGCTCTCCTCGTACTCGTGAAGGTCGAGTGCTTCATGGAGAGATAGCTGTGCGTCGCGGTTCCGCCCGCCGAAGGGCAGCTCCTCGACGCGAAGCGCGTAGTGCCGGCCGTCGGCCCGTACGACCACCCCGGCACCTCGGGCGAGGTTCGCGACGGCGGCCGCCGCCGCCGAGACGGCGCCGCGGGCCTCGAGCACGGCCTCCACCCTCGACCAATCTACAAGCCCCTCGACGAGCGCCGCACTTCGCGTCGTGCCGGGTACGTCACAAGCCGCAAAGACGTCCGAGACTGGCGTTACGCCCGCGCCGCCCATCACCGTCACGCGGTAGGCACCCGGTTCCGCGACGCGCGCATTTCCGCGGTGCCAGCCGTCGTCGGACCGTGCGAGCGCCACCACCACCGTCCGACTCGACTCGACGTGCACTACATAGGCGATGAGATCGATCGCATCAGGAGGCGGTTCCCGGCCACCGTTTCGCGAGAACGTCGAGCTGACTGGACGGCACGCGATCGGAAGGAGGTCGCCGACCGAGATCACGTCGCCCACCTCGAGGGAGAGGCCAAGGCGTTCGGAGACCCCAAGCCCAAAGCGGTACCGGTTTGGGTTCGAGGTCTGTTTGGCCCAAATGCGGAACGGTCCCACGTCGGCGTCCGAGAGGATGCCCTCGAGCTGCTGCAGCACCTCGGGAGCATTTTGCAACGACGCGTGGCGCTCGGTCGCGTAGCGCTCAACCCCCGAATTCGCCCACTCGTCGGGCGTGGCTGACAGGCGCGGCACAGTGCTGTCGCCCTGGAAGTCCTGCCCCCCGAGCGTGGCGAGGAGAGTCGCCCCCGACGCAATGGGGCGTGCCGAAAGGCTCGTGACTTGGTGAAAGCCTACGAACGGGAAGATTCTCGTGCCCGTCCCGGCGTTCTTCGCGGCGGCCGCGGCGTCGTCCATCTCACGGTAGAATGCCCGAGCGGCTGCCACCTTCGCGGCGTCGAGGTTTGGGATGCTTACGAGGTTGTCCGTGAGGTGCTTGAGAGCTCCTGTTCCGTCGTCGATGCACGTGTAGGTGGGAAGCAGCTGATACACGGAGGTGAACGACCGCACCATCGCCGTGAGGTCGACGGTCGAGATAGGCCCCAAGTCTTGTCGAAAGCCGTTCACGAGCACGTCGAGCGCGTTCATCGAGCCGCGAAACGGCGTACCGAAGGTCACAAGCCCGCGCGTGAACTCGCGACCGCCAAGCTTCTCGATGTAGTAACGAGCGACGAGGCCACCCATCGAGTGACCTAGGAACCAGACCTTCGCGTCCCGTGTGCCGGTCTCTCGCCGATGATTGTCGAGCCAGGCGGGAACGCACTCAGACAGCCTTCGCGCAGCCACACGATTGTCCCGCCGCCAGTCATAGGGAAATTCGAAGTAGTTCTGGCCCTCCGCGAGGCCGAGACGTGACTTCAACATCGAGGCGATGCGAGTGTACCCGTCGATTCGCCAGAAGCCCGGTAGGATCGTCGTGTCGGGAAGGAGCCTGGTGGCGACGACGTCGTCGACCGAGTCGTCCATTGAGTCGCGTTCGAGCGTGAGCGCGTTGAGATTCCTCCCAAGTGTCGTCAGCGCCCGGAACAGCGACCCAGCCCCGAGCGACCACACGTCCTTGTCTGCTTTTCGCAGAACGCTACCCAGGATCCCGGGGAGTAACACCACAACGTCGGCAAACGCCATCGCCCCTCCTTCGGATCTGCCTTTATCTTCCCCCATCCGGCTCGCGGAACAGTTGCAGTGTAGTGTCACGCGCCTGAAGTTGCTACCGCGTGTTTACACGTGATTGTGCCTTGATCTCGGATTGCGTGGCGCGCGCCATTGAAAACGGTGAGAGCGCGGCGGGCTTCTCCGGACGGGCAACTTTGACTCTTTGCGCCACAGACCGTCACCCTGCCCGCACGGATGTCGCGCCACGCGCACGCTGCGCTGGCCGCGCGATTGAACGACGTGCTGCACGAGGTGAAGTCGTTTTCCGTGGGGCTACCGTGTTGCCACGCCCCGCGCTCGCGTCCCTACAGCGTACGGGAATGGATCGGAGGTCGCGACCGAGTTGATCGACGCGACGGAGGCGGTCGAAGGGGGGCGCTCAACGGTAAGCCCCGATTAACCGGTTCCGACCACTGGCTCCGATGAAGGCCCGGTGTCGTTGCCTATGTTACCGCTAACTTCGATCGTAGAAGTCAACGGTTCAGTCAGAGGAACCGGCGATGAATTATCGGGGGCCGCGGGGGCTGGTGCGATGTGACGATGAATCCGCACCAACCGATGATACTTATCGCACGCGGCCTTCACTTCCTCCTTAGCCTCCTCTCTCTTGGGCAGCTTCTTGCCGCAAGGATAGGCCAGTTCTTCGAGAGCATCGCCGATCGCCGCGAGTCCGGAGAGCCCCGACTTTTCCGTCGCTACAATGTTAAAATGACATACATTTCCAGGCAACGGCGCATA
It includes:
- a CDS encoding CHAT domain-containing protein → MAIMDEVRDAPSPNALLELLVRERSLRHDAALNDLAEKLARDAAQESDSPLGDYRSQQAGFVAELRDTIEETLRADSLALLVAVYEGRQVLFTESFWPLMRALASDASTAGDARREHAFARVLAVYDTLVRALDQISTLRDQSPDELSVSLRPGTIYSDPAFHKWLSVRCRAAACAGSELAPRIAQLREWLVTLCRVTESRANVSGASDGRFSLYASGDMAEAWLIMRPDLHAPFDALLSRVSAGELTVEQAVAAAIADFARDEDSAPFYGAYFLERALRWSGGALLTPALDEYRVLCDRPGEAAIRATTTLRYGTALVLYWRPAGQGQVALEDAEARLASARGTVSPKTSPRLVRDLHFARARLLENVAIWTPDRLAEARAEFEAGLSVERVAHEREPRGRALGGLANVLVALARRGIHVSLERIASLYDEALTLLPNEDSINRAIVLNNYAVFLIEARDTDRATDFERALTYVDEGLAIAIPIRRDPVWVTDAIASLYLTRGNILRHRAYGDLEGRLRAARESFSAGTRFASATSELGGLLRLNQAFLNEELGRLTGDPTFEEEGYRCLVEAQECLGGHPLLSLIVSFAQASFARARPTPEAVSSARDALKSLRERGDLHELAGRAHQFGNLLRRADELPQREEGTALLNEAHRLYGQLALRTEELTAARDLAEALIDDSPPGDPQPNLARAEALLEEASVHADEAWGQVPTIEWRLSSVAASKVHADLAWLRVRRGAPIAEFVRNVCLAKNRELLEHTRLLAGQLTGARLAEARAAQSAALREEQVRWRTQNAASATESTFSEAARAAETIVRARALQAIHAGRPERFEAAQIEAQLASFFSANPESTVIDVTLGSLGTVLVVATATGVSVHALDLRSIETNQARDDWWRAWSRWREASAPDKHHRYAEWNASTEALLALVSERLLGASLSASMIDGRDLVVIAGRLSGIPFHAARVGGTRLLLRARSVAYATSLARLPGREIRWRAPRSALCVLSDPTTSGQASLDASPGELLRVAQRLSQGGTDVTVLASVGDRVGMGALPPHAFADTIRVDGRRPTPSVMAELIPLTDTLVYSGHGSASGLLLMTDEGRGVEWSVEDVLGMDLSARRPFVHLSACSTASEAVAPASEMFSFASWLLRAGAREVLAGAWEVRDDLSALYTDAFLDGLRENADLRLLASEATRRLRLRVGDADLASWAPFQLIFAA
- a CDS encoding CHAT domain-containing protein: MDDSVDDVVATRLLPDTTILPGFWRIDGYTRIASMLKSRLGLAEGQNYFEFPYDWRRDNRVAARRLSECVPAWLDNHRRETGTRDAKVWFLGHSMGGLVARYYIEKLGGREFTRGLVTFGTPFRGSMNALDVLVNGFRQDLGPISTVDLTAMVRSFTSVYQLLPTYTCIDDGTGALKHLTDNLVSIPNLDAAKVAAARAFYREMDDAAAAAKNAGTGTRIFPFVGFHQVTSLSARPIASGATLLATLGGQDFQGDSTVPRLSATPDEWANSGVERYATERHASLQNAPEVLQQLEGILSDADVGPFRIWAKQTSNPNRYRFGLGVSERLGLSLEVGDVISVGDLLPIACRPVSSTFSRNGGREPPPDAIDLIAYVVHVESSRTVVVALARSDDGWHRGNARVAEPGAYRVTVMGGAGVTPVSDVFAACDVPGTTRSAALVEGLVDWSRVEAVLEARGAVSAAAAAVANLARGAGVVVRADGRHYALRVEELPFGGRNRDAQLSLHEALDLHEYEESLVVHDRAAAPLRAAPAPLSKAWGNRWVVLEDGMPKSIGEARPPRPPDVGGVFRGEARVTEAESIAHHSVERLPKVTLRGALAPEESISVDVDLVVAPAPDTLGLLRFRLGERNEIAVVARFVPPPELLVRAGDDVRTILVRRDGPGIFCSFAAKVAPDAVAGKEIAVSVSFWVEGGYVGAAQAFFRVAARPATGSPPALGLSPAAAETVVEPTSLRGAVDVSPNEMAPPMLTVQIVRPDPSKPGELLWMVSVREPVRDLPLRMSGTCRITAPSEYVRTLAKGAAPSRATHLAYFRGVGSELWAAAPECFRQTYAALFAEKRENFEIQFISDDPYVPWELMWPDTVDGAGLLAMKHPVARWFLDYQTLLTTQLPRGQILTIAPDYTRSGAMSPLPSAQIESEHLRTQYGAKQVTPTRKEVLGLFETLPSTPVSFLHFAGHGCFLGGAEGSQVYLEDDPLASVEVRAGNNRMAEKGRTLVFFNACETAGSADSLASAAGWAEAFVRRKYGGMIAPLWPVYDGHALRVLDEVALGAINKKQPVANVLRDIRERYAADSPTYLAYIFVGDVRARFA